The following is a genomic window from Salinibacterium sp. UTAS2018.
AAATAAGCAGCTCTTCGGCGGTCGTTGCGGGCAGAGTCGAGGCGACTTCTACCGCGCCGCCCAACGTTTCGCGGGCCGCTGTTGCATCGCCAGGCGCGACCCCCTGTGGAATCTCGATCGTTGAACGATACGACGCGGTCAGGATGCTGCCCAACACCGCAGTGCCCAGCACAGCGCCCAGTTCGTACGCGGTTTCGGAGACTCCGGATGCCGCTCCCGCCTTGTCTGGCGGAACGCTCGAGATGATCAGGTCGTTTGAGAGGGTCTCGGCCGAACCAATACCGGCACCGAGAACACAGAACGCGATGATGTAACTCAGAACCGTGGCTTCGCTGCCGGTCAACGCGATAAAACCGTACGCGAGCAGCGACAGCGTGAGGCCACCCGCCATCAGATAGCCCGGCCGTACAAAGCGCACTACGGGCACCACCACTAGCCCAGCCACGATGATCACGAGGATGCCCGGGGTCAGGGCGAGGGCCGCGTCAAAGGGGCTCAGCCCTTCCACAAGCTGGAGGTGCTGGGTGAGAAAGAAGAGCAAGCCGAGCAGCGAAAAGACGCTCACGAGATTCACGAGCACGGCACCACTGAACGAGGGCACTCGAAACAGTTGCATATCGAGCATGGGGTTTGTCTGCCCCAGCAGGCGGCGCACAAAGAAAGTGCCGGACAGCGCGGCGACTACCAAAAGGGCAATGGGCAGCACTCCCACGCCCTCGGTGGCGAGCTCCTTGATGGCGTAGACGGCCGGCCCGAGCGTGAGAATCGACAAGATGATGCTGCCCCAGTCGAACGGTCCCGGGGCGGGATCCTTCGATTCAGGGATCAAGATGGGCGCGAAGATCAACAGCGGAAGCAGGAACGGCACGGCGACGAGAAATACCGAGCCCCACCAGAAGTTCTCCAGCAACACTCCCCCGACGAGCGGCCCGATGGCCGAACCGGCCGAGAACCCGGCGGCCCAAATCGCGATCGCGAGCCGGCGCTGACGGCGATCGACAAACAGCGAGCGAAGCAGCGACAACGTCGACGGCATCAGCATCGCGCCAAAGACGCCCAACAGAATGCGAGCGAGAACAAGAGTGGTCGCATCCGGAGCAAACGCCGCAAGCACCGAAACGATGCCAAACCCCGAGGCGCCGATGAGCAACAAACGGCGGCGACCGAAGCGATCGCCGAGATTACCCATCCCGACCAACAGCGCGGCTAAGACCAGGGGGTAAACGTCAACAATCCACAGCTGGGCAACCGCGCTCGGGCGCAGGTCGCGGGCAATGCTCGGCAGCGCAAAACTGAGCACGGTGTTGTCGATCGACACCAACAGTGTCGGCAACATCAGTACGCCGAGCGCCAGCCATTGCTTCGTCGTTGCCAGCACTCGGGGCTGTTCAGTTGCACTCACCTGCTCACGATACAGTCCCGCCGAAG
Proteins encoded in this region:
- a CDS encoding MFS transporter, with amino-acid sequence MSATEQPRVLATTKQWLALGVLMLPTLLVSIDNTVLSFALPSIARDLRPSAVAQLWIVDVYPLVLAALLVGMGNLGDRFGRRRLLLIGASGFGIVSVLAAFAPDATTLVLARILLGVFGAMLMPSTLSLLRSLFVDRRQRRLAIAIWAAGFSAGSAIGPLVGGVLLENFWWGSVFLVAVPFLLPLLIFAPILIPESKDPAPGPFDWGSIILSILTLGPAVYAIKELATEGVGVLPIALLVVAALSGTFFVRRLLGQTNPMLDMQLFRVPSFSGAVLVNLVSVFSLLGLLFFLTQHLQLVEGLSPFDAALALTPGILVIIVAGLVVVPVVRFVRPGYLMAGGLTLSLLAYGFIALTGSEATVLSYIIAFCVLGAGIGSAETLSNDLIISSVPPDKAGAASGVSETAYELGAVLGTAVLGSILTASYRSTIEIPQGVAPGDATAARETLGGAVEVASTLPATTAEELLISARHAFDSGVVTTSWVAVALMAVAIAITLGTLRSVRS